The following proteins are encoded in a genomic region of Pyrus communis chromosome 11, drPyrComm1.1, whole genome shotgun sequence:
- the LOC137708896 gene encoding uncharacterized protein, producing MAGSSSSDDDLRTPQFNGSNYDFWAVKMETILIAYDLWDVVEVGLAGQQTSREEISEEEGESESEHIPVERPVVLKEEKIKNAKALSLIQGAITDELFPRIRNEKTTKGAWEILRREFRGDKKVRAVKLQAIRANFEYLRMNDESLDDYLARFFEIVNNLKSLGEDVTEKRIVQKLLMSLSRRYKSIVSIIEETRDLDTIRVEEVLASVKVYDKREDLHEEREKYTGTERAFSSLKVGGNGNGTGSVKGSQYKTNPKWGQYKKGKNWSQNSRNNGSGSGWNNKFTAHNKQSSGSQGNVKPLCQVCDKYHFGICRYKGKPKCGRCSRFGHLSKDCDNGKQVANCAKKEDAIT from the coding sequence ATGGCTGGATCAAGCTCCTCCGATGATGATTTACGAACACCACAATTTAATGGCTCAAACTACGATTTTTGGGCCGTAAAAATGGAAACCATTCTCATAGCCTACGATCTATGGGATGTGGTTGAAGTTGGTCTTGCTGGACAACAAACTTCCAGAGAGGAAATCTctgaggaagaaggagaaagcGAGTCAGAGCACATTCCAGTTGAAAGACCAGTTGTTTTAAAGGAGGAAAAGATCAAGAATGCCAAGGCTCTAAGCCTCATTCAAGGAGCAATCACTGATGAACTTTTTCCCAGAATCCGAAATGAGAAGACTACAAAGGGTGCCTGGGAAATCCTGAGAAGAGAGTTCAGAGGAGACAAAAAGGTAAGAGCTGTGAAATTACAAGCCATTAGAGCTAATTTTGAATATCTAAGGATGAATGATGAATCTCTAGATGACTACCTGGCTCGGTTCTTTGAGATAGTAAACAACTTGAAATCTCTAGGAGAAGATGTAACAGAGAAAAGAATTGTTCAAAAGCTGTTGATGAGTCTAAGTAGGAGATATAAGTCCATAGTGTCAATCATTGAAGAAACCAGAGATCTAGACACTATTAGAGTTGAGGAAGTCTTAGCTTCAGTGAAAGTCTATGATAAAAGAGAAGACTTGCATGAGGAAAGAGAGAAATATACAGGTACTGAGAGAGCTTTCAGCAGCCTTAAAGTTGGAGGAAATGGAAATGGCACTGGAAGTGTCAAAGGGTCTCAGTATAAGACAAACCCAAAATGGGGTCAGTATAAGAAGGGTAAGAATTGGTCTCAAAACAGCCGGAATAATGGCAGTGGTAGTGGCTGGAACAACAAATTTACTGCACACAACAAGCAATCAAGTGGCAGCCAAGGAAATGTGAAACCGCTTTGTCAAGTATGTGACAAATACCATTTTGGTATATGCAGATATAAAGGAAAACCCAAGTGTGGAAGATGCAGTCGATTTGGTCACTTATCTAAGGATTGTGACAATGGTAAACAGGTTGCAAACTGTGCAAAAAAAGAAGATGCAATCACATGA